CTGCGGCAGGTTATCGAAGAGGTTATGACGGCGCTGCCGCAGTCAGCAGGGGAGCCTGCACAGGAGCCGCCGGTTCTGGAGAATGCTGTGGCCGCGGATCTGGTGGTGCGGGCTGATCGCATGCAGTTGCAGCGGGCGCTGACCAACCTGTGCCGTAACGCCCTGCAGGCCGGCGCCCGCGATATCCGCATCTCGACGGTTCCGGCCAATGATGCGGTGTGGATTGATGTGGCCGACGACGGGTCCGGCCTGCCCGAACGTGCTCGCGAACACCTGTTTGAGCCCTTTGTCAGTACCACCAGCAAGGAAGGCAGCGGTCTTGGCCTGGCTATCGCCCGCGAGATCCTGCGCGACCATGGCGGCGACCTGACACTGGTGGAGACTGGCGCCCGTGGCACGGTCTTCCGGCTTGTCCTGCCGATCCGCGGGCCGCGGGGTGTGGTGATTGAAGAGGCCGCGGCGGCGAAGTAAACAAGGTCCGGGACCCACGCCCGCAGGCGGGCATGGCAAGCGATGGAGGCCCACATGACCCGTGACGCGATGCCGTGGATCGGCGGTTTTCTGCTGGTGATGATCGCGCTGGCGAGCCTGCGCATCGCCGGCCATGCAGCACCGGATTCGGCCCTGCAGATCATCGTCTATGGCGTGGGGCTGGCCGCGCTGGCCGGTGTTTTCGCCCTGATTCGTCAGGCGACGGGCGGCAGCGGCAGTGACGGGCGGCAGCGGCAGTGACGGGCGCAAAGGCGGCGAGAGCGACACCTAATCGCCGGCGGCAACCCCTTCGCGACGGGGATCGGCGCCGCCAGCGAGAGTGCCGTCGGGCAGCAGGACGATGGCGTGCAGCCCGCTGTTCATACTGCGCAGGCTGACCTCATGACCCATGGCCTGCAACGCCTCTGCCAGCGCCGCCGCATCGGTGCCCTCCTCCAGATCGGTGACACCGTTGCGGTTGACCACATGGCCCATGGCGACGGCTGACTGCGCGTCAAGGCCCCAGTCAAGCACGGCGATGATCGCCTGGGTGACATAGGCAATGATGCGTGAGCCGCCAGGCGAGCCGACCACCAGCACCAGACGGCCGCTGTCCTGGTCGAACACCATGGTCGGCGCCATGGAGCTGCGTGGCCGTTTGCCACCCTCCACACGATTGGCCACCGGCTGCCCGTCCTGATCAGGGCGGAAGGAGAAGTCCGTCAACTGGTTGTTGAGCAGAAAGCCGCGCACGAACAGCCTTGATCCGAAGGCGCTTTCAACCGAAGCGGTCAGGCTGACCGCGTTGCCGTGGCCGTCGACGATGGAGAGATGGGTGGTCGCCGGCTGTTCCAGCGATTGGCCGTTCTGCCAGAGCCTGCCCTGGTCGCCGGGTACGCCCGGTTCGACCGGTCCGCTGCTGGCGGTGGGATCTATGGTGGCGGCGCGGCGCGCCAGATAGCCCGGGTCGAGCAGGCCGGCGACCGGCACCGGCACGAAATCGGCGTCGGCCATGTAGAGGCCACGGTCGGCATAGGCCCGGCGCTCGGCCTCGATCAGCAGGTGCATGGCGTCAGCCGAATCGGGCCCGAGGGCGGCCAGGTCGAAGGCCGCCAGCTGGCCCAGGATCATCAGGCTGGTGAGGCCGCCGGAGGAGGGTGGCCCCATGCCGCAGACCCGCCACTGCCGGTAGGGACCGCAGACCGCCGCCCGCTCCTTCGCCTCATAGGCAGTGAAGTCGGCCATGGTCAGATCGCCGGCGAGACCGGTCGGCGGTGCCTGCACCCGCGCGACGATATCGCCGGCAATGGCGCCACCGTAGAAGGCGGCCGGCCCGTCGCTGGCAATCGCGGCCAGCGTGTCGGCGAAGGGCAGGTTGCGTAGGGTGGACCCGACGGCCAGGGGCTGGCCGGCGCTGTCATAGAAATAGGCGCGGGCCGCAGGATCGCGGTGCAGATGGCTGTCGCCGGCGATCAGGCCGTGCAGGCGGGGCGAGACGGCAAAACCGTCGCGGGCGAGGCGGATGGCCGGCTGAAAGAGATCGGCCCAGGGCAGGCGGCCATGGTCCTCATGGGCCAGGGCCAGCATGGCGACGAGGCCGGGTACGCCGACCGAGCGGCCGCCGACAACCGCGTCGAAGAAGCCAAGCGGCTCGCCATCGGCCCCAAGGAACAGGCTCTCCGTGGCCGACAGCGGCGCCGTTTCGCGACCGTCATAGCTGGTCACGGCCCTGCTGGCAGAATCGTAGTGCAGCATGAAGGCACCGCCGCCGATGCCGGCCGACTGTGGCTCCACCAGATTGAGCACCATCATGGCGGCAATGGCGGCGTCGATGGCGCTGCCGCCCTGTTGCAGCATGGCGAGGCCGGCCGCCGTGGCATGAGGATTGGCGGTGACCACCATGTGCTGCCTGGCGGTGACCGGCCCTGCGGCGTCGGCGCCGCGCCCGCTGAATGCGGCGAACACCACCAACACCGCCAGCAGGGGCATGGCGCGCCGGATAATCAGAGCAAGGCGGGAAAGCATGGCGGTCCTCCGGGTGTGCGGAGGACAGGGTAGCGCAGCCGGGTGGTGTCGGGCACCGGCCTCGTCAGGCTATGGCGGGGAGCCGGGGCCTATCGAATGTATACGTGCACTTCGTTGGACTGCACGTTGGGGCTCGACAGGGCCGACAGGGTGACCCGGTCGGCCGGCAGGCCCATGCCGCCGAGCGAGCGCAGGACGGCTTCAGCGTTGCGCCGCGCCGCATTGGCATTGAGGGTGACCTGGGCCGTGGTTCCCTGGGCCGGCGAGACGGCGACCAGATCGAAGATAGCGTCCGGCCGCCGCTCCATAGCGCGCGACATGGCGGTGAAGAGGGCCTGTTCGTATTCCACGTTCGGATTGTCGAAGCGGATCACCACCAGCGGCTGCCGCCCGGTGAGGGAGGCTGCCTGTGCCGGCGCCTGAACCTGCGGCACCGACGAGGTGAAGGCCCGGTTGGACAGGGAGGTGCCGAACAGCTCGCCATTCTTGATGGCCAGGGCCAGGGTGTTGAGATTGCCGCGCTCGCGATTGACATAGATGGACTGGCGGCTGATGTCCTCGCTCAGTTCGTTGAGCAGCCGGTCGATGGTGACCACCGTGCGATTGACCTCGTCCTCAAGGATCGACAACTGACGATGGTCTTCGTCAATGGCGCCCTGCAGCCCGAAGGTGGCGCGGGTGGATTCCAGCAGGAAGGCGGAGAGCGATGCGTCGGCGGCAACGCCGTTGGCCAGCTGGCTCATTTCACCGATGGTGCCGTTGATGGTCTCCAGCTCGACCTGGGCCTGGTTCCACTGGGCCTGGAGGATCGGATTGCCCGGCGTGGTGCCCACCTGCAACCGTGACATGATCGCCGCCATAAGGCCGAAGTAGCGCTGGGCATTGGCGGCAACGCGGCCCCGGGTGTTCTGCAGCGACTGATTGCGCTGAGCCAGATTGGTCTGCAGGCGCTGCAGCTCGCTGCGCAGGGTGACCACTTTCTGGCCGACGAAGGTGTTGGTGGGCACGCCTGGCGTGACGCCGCCGGGCTCGAAGGTGCCGGTGTTCAGCAGCGGTGGCGCCACCGGCGCTACCGTCGGATCACCGGACGCTTCGCCGGCCGACGGCGCAATGGCGACGGTCTGGCCACCCTGTGAGGTCTGGCCCTCGGTCGGGGCCGGCGATGCGCCGGTCAGTGTGGGCCACAACGACTCGCTGGCGAAGGAACAACCGGCGAGCACAAGCGCCGCGACGATGACAAGACCGGGAAGCTTGACTGCCGACATATAGAACCTGCCCCCTGTTGGCGCGGACTGAGCCCGGCACGACCCCTCGGCGGCGAGACTAGCATAGCCGCCGCAGACTGGCCGTGCTTACTGCCGTTAAACAAAAAAAGCAAGCTTGTTCTATAGGTTAGCGAATGGTTAACAGGCAGAGCGTCAAGCGGTCAGGCCTCCGTGCGAGGCGGGCCCGGGATCGGGCGGCTGGCTGCGGGCGACCGGCTGGCTGGCCGGGCGATCCGGTGGGGCGGATGGGGCGGCCTGCGTCTTTGGCGGGCGACGGCGCGCAGACCCGTGGCGGCCGGAACCGTGGTGCAGACGGTCGTGGCGCGGCGCGCGGCGCGTTAGTCGGCGGGAAGGTAATTCGGCGGTGGGCCGCTTGTTCCGTTGTGCCCTATCGCGTAACGTCCCGCCTCCCGCCGCCGGACCGGCGCCTGTACCGGCGCGGTCAGCAGCCGGAATTGCGCCCGTAGCTCAACTGGATAGAGCGTCTGACTACGGATCAGGAGGTTGGGGGTTCGAATCCTCCCGGGCGCGCCATGACCGCATAGCGCCTTTACACAGCGCCACATCGCGCCGTTCTCGCACCGCCTGACGGAGTCAGCGCCAGGCCGGGCCACTGCCAGACGTGGGCCTCTTCAGGTCCGGGCGCCCTCAGGTCTGGGCGCCGGTGCGGCTGGCCTGGTGGATCAATTCGTCGGGGATATCGTCGAAGGAGGCGTAGTTCATCGAATAGAGGCGGGCGTAGAGGCCTTTATTGGCCATGAGCTGGTCATGATTGCCTTCCTCGATGATCTCACCGTCCTGCAGGACGATGATGCGGTCGGCGCCGCGGATGGTCGCCAGGCGGTGGGCGATGACCATGCCGGTGCGGCCTTCCAGGAGGCGTTTGAGGGCGCGCTGGATCAGCATTTCCGTATAGCTGTCGATATTGGCGGTAGCTTCGTCCAGCACCAGAATACGGGCATCGGCGACAATGGCGCGGGCGAAGCTGATGAGCTGGCGCTGGCCGAGCGAAAGGTTGCCGCCGCGCTGTTCCATCACCGTGTCATATCCGGCTGGCATGGCCATGATGAAGTCGTGCGCGCCAACCGCCTTGGCGGCGGCGACCACATCATCCATCGATACTCCGCTTTTGCAGTAGCGGATATTCTCCAGAATCGTACCGGTGAACAGATAAGGCTCCTGAAGAACCATGGCGATTTCGTCGCCCAGGGATTGCTGCGTCACGTCGCGCACGTCCTGACCGCTGATCAGCACCTGGCCGTCCCATACATCGTAGAAGCGGTGGACCAGCGCCATGATGCTGGTCTTGCCCGACCCGGTCGGCCCGACCAGAGCGACGGTCTCACCGGGATTGACCTTGAAGTTGATGTTCTTGAGGACCGGCTGGTCCTTGAGATAGCCGAAGGTGACGTTGCGGAACTCCACGGACCCGTCATTGTCCACCAGCGGCCGCGCGGTTTCCTTATCCATGATGTCCAGCGGGACATCCAGCACTTCGAAGATGCGCTGCCCGGAGGCCATGGCGCGCTGCATGATGGAGTACTGGATGGTGAGCGAGCGGATGGGATCGAAGAAACGCTGAACGTAGAGGACGAAGGCGACCATGACGCCGAGATCGAGCGTGTTGCCAAGCACACGATTGCCGCCCAGCACGATGACAATCGCCATGGCCGCACCGGTCAGCGTGTCGACAATGGGAATCATCACCTGCGAAAACTTGCTGGCAGTCAGGTGGGCCTGCAGATTGTCCTGAGCCTTTTCCTCGTACAGCACATAGTTGACCGGTTCGCGGTTCATCCCCTGGATGGTGCGGACGCCGTTGATTCCCTCGGCCAGGGCGCCATTGGCCACGGAGCTGGTCTCACGCGCGCGGAGAAAGGCGCGCCGCGCCGCCGGCAGCCAGATGATGCGGACAATGAACAGGGTCGGCACAACCGACAGGGTGAAGAGCCCCAGTTGCCAGTCCAGCGCCAGCAGCACAACGACAATGCCGAACAGCAGGACAAAGTCGCCGATGGCATAGACCGACGATTCCAGAAACTCCTGCAGCGCATACACATCGCCCTGCAGACGCGACATGAGGCGCCCCACCTCCGTCTTGTCCATGAACGACAGAGAGACGTACTGCAGATGGGCGAACATGGCGCGACGCAGGTCGAACAGCACTTTTTCCGCCGCCTTGCCGACGACGATCTCCTGGGTCAGGTTGGCCAGGTAGTTCAGCGTCACCACGCCGAGGAAGCCGAGGGCGAAGATACGCAACAGGTCCAGGTTCTCCGCACCTTCCACCAGCGCGCTGTCGATGGCGCTGCGGATGAAGAGCGGAGCGGCAATCTGGGTCAGGGTGAAGATCAGAACAGCCACCAGACCGACCATCAGCGGCCGGCGGTAGGGCCAGACAAAACGCCAGAAGCGTTTCATTACATGGCCGTCGAAGGCGCGGGCGAAAATGACCTCGTCCTGGCTGATCTGCGAGCCGACGACCGCCAGTGGCGGTCGCTTGTCGTCGCGCCCGGTCACGTCGGAAGCAGGATCGACGGTTGTCTGTTCGCTGCTCATGACGGCGTCCCCGATTCGTCGCCATCATCGCTGGCGCCTGCCGGTCCACCCTGATTGTGCGATAGGGCATCAACGGCGCCTTCGTCGGGGCGGATCTGCAGGGTGTAGAGATCGTGGTAGCGACCGCGTCTGGTCAGCAGCTCGTCATGGGTGCCGCGCTCGACGATGTGGCCGTCCTCCAGGAACAGAATCTCGTCGGCGTGCATCAAGGAACTGAGGCGATGCGAGATGATGATGGTTGCGCTGTTCTTTGTGACGTCACGCAGGGCGGCGCGAATGCGCTGCTCGGTGGCCGCGTCAATCGCCGCGGTTGAATCGTCAAAGACGATGATGGACGGGTTCAGCAGGATGGAACGGGCGATGGACAGGCGCTGGCGCTGACCACCGGACAGCGATACCCCCCGCTCGCCCACCAGGGTGCCATAGCGACGCGGCAGGCGGTCCACATAGGCTGCCAACTGGGCCGATTCGGCGGCACGGTTGATTCGCTCGCGGTCCGCCCAGGGGTTGCCGTAGGCGACGTTGTACTCAATCGCCGCAGTGAACATGAAGGTGTCCTGCTGCACCACGTTTA
Above is a window of Alphaproteobacteria bacterium DNA encoding:
- a CDS encoding ABC transporter ATP-binding protein, yielding MSSEQTTVDPASDVTGRDDKRPPLAVVGSQISQDEVIFARAFDGHVMKRFWRFVWPYRRPLMVGLVAVLIFTLTQIAAPLFIRSAIDSALVEGAENLDLLRIFALGFLGVVTLNYLANLTQEIVVGKAAEKVLFDLRRAMFAHLQYVSLSFMDKTEVGRLMSRLQGDVYALQEFLESSVYAIGDFVLLFGIVVVLLALDWQLGLFTLSVVPTLFIVRIIWLPAARRAFLRARETSSVANGALAEGINGVRTIQGMNREPVNYVLYEEKAQDNLQAHLTASKFSQVMIPIVDTLTGAAMAIVIVLGGNRVLGNTLDLGVMVAFVLYVQRFFDPIRSLTIQYSIMQRAMASGQRIFEVLDVPLDIMDKETARPLVDNDGSVEFRNVTFGYLKDQPVLKNINFKVNPGETVALVGPTGSGKTSIMALVHRFYDVWDGQVLISGQDVRDVTQQSLGDEIAMVLQEPYLFTGTILENIRYCKSGVSMDDVVAAAKAVGAHDFIMAMPAGYDTVMEQRGGNLSLGQRQLISFARAIVADARILVLDEATANIDSYTEMLIQRALKRLLEGRTGMVIAHRLATIRGADRIIVLQDGEIIEEGNHDQLMANKGLYARLYSMNYASFDDIPDELIHQASRTGAQT
- the ggt gene encoding gamma-glutamyltransferase, which produces MLSRLALIIRRAMPLLAVLVVFAAFSGRGADAAGPVTARQHMVVTANPHATAAGLAMLQQGGSAIDAAIAAMMVLNLVEPQSAGIGGGAFMLHYDSASRAVTSYDGRETAPLSATESLFLGADGEPLGFFDAVVGGRSVGVPGLVAMLALAHEDHGRLPWADLFQPAIRLARDGFAVSPRLHGLIAGDSHLHRDPAARAYFYDSAGQPLAVGSTLRNLPFADTLAAIASDGPAAFYGGAIAGDIVARVQAPPTGLAGDLTMADFTAYEAKERAAVCGPYRQWRVCGMGPPSSGGLTSLMILGQLAAFDLAALGPDSADAMHLLIEAERRAYADRGLYMADADFVPVPVAGLLDPGYLARRAATIDPTASSGPVEPGVPGDQGRLWQNGQSLEQPATTHLSIVDGHGNAVSLTASVESAFGSRLFVRGFLLNNQLTDFSFRPDQDGQPVANRVEGGKRPRSSMAPTMVFDQDSGRLVLVVGSPGGSRIIAYVTQAIIAVLDWGLDAQSAVAMGHVVNRNGVTDLEEGTDAAALAEALQAMGHEVSLRSMNSGLHAIVLLPDGTLAGGADPRREGVAAGD